A region from the Musa acuminata AAA Group cultivar baxijiao chromosome BXJ1-10, Cavendish_Baxijiao_AAA, whole genome shotgun sequence genome encodes:
- the LOC135595801 gene encoding uncharacterized protein LOC135595801 isoform X1 has product MPEAGYYCSKKTDDICEDVCGEQTSRAALSMSRLRCALRGFDLKAFLLLFMGVPVLIFIIYLHGQKITYFLRPIWESPPKPFRTIPHYYHPNISMERLCRLHGWGMRDTPRRVFDAVLFSNELDMLEIRWHELSPYVSEFVLLESNSTFTGLWKPLVFAGNRSRFKFVESRLTYGTIGGRFVTGENPFVEESYQRVALDQLIRFAGVEDDDLLIMSDVDEIPSGHTIDLLRWCDEIPEKLHLQLRNYLYSFEFYLDDKSWRASVHRYQAGKTRYAHFRQTNDLFADSGWHCSFCFRHISQFIFKMKAYSHVDRVRFAYYLNPSRIQDVICRGADLFDMLPEEYTFQEIIAKLGPIPSSYSAVHLPSYILQNVDRHRYLLPGNCKRESG; this is encoded by the exons ATGCCGGAAGCGGGTTACTATTGTTCTAAGAAGACGGACGACATCTGCGAGGACGTCTGCGGCGAG CAGACGTCGAGGGCAGCGCTAAGCATGTCGCGGCTGCGGTGCGCTCTCCGGGGGTTCGATCTCAAGGCATTCCTGCTGCTCTTCATGGGCGTCCCCgtcctcatcttcatcatctaCCTCCATGGCCAGAAGATTACCTACTTCCTCCGCCCCATCTGGGAGTCCCCTCCCAAGCCCTTCCGCACCATCCCCCACTACTACCACCCTAACATCTCCATGGAGCGCCTCTGCCGGCTCCACGGCTGGGGCATGCGTGATACCCCCCGTCGGGTCTTCGATGCCGTTCTGTTCAGCAACGAGCTCGACATGCTCGAGATCCGGTGGCACGAACTCAGCCCTTACGTCTCAGAGTTCGTCCTCCTCGAGTCCAATTCCACCTTCACTGGGCTGTGGAAACCCCTCGTCTTTGCTGGCAACCGGAGCCGCTTCAAGTTCGTGGAATCGCGGCTGACCTACGGCACCATCGGGGGGAGGTTTGTCACGGGGGAGAATCCGTTCGTTGAGGAATCATACCAGCGAGTGGCATTGGATCAGCTTATTAGGTTTGCAGGCGTTGAAGATGATGACTTGTTGATCATGTCCGATGTCGACGAGATCCCAAGTGGCCATACGATCGACCTCCTGAGATGGTGCGATGAGATTCCCGAGAAGCTTCATCTCCAGCTCCGGAACTATCTCTACTCCTTTGAGTTTTACCTTGATGACAAAAGCTGGAGGGCTTCGGTTCACAGGTACCAAGCAGGGAAGACCAGATATGCTCATTTCCGGCAGACCAATGATCTATTTGCTGATTCAGGGTGGCACTGCAGCTTCTGCTTCCGTCATATAAGCCAATTCATATTCAAGATGAAGGCATATAGCCATGTCGATCGGGTGAGATTTGCCTACTActtgaatccttcgaggattcaagATGTGATCTGCCGAGGAGCAGACCTGTTTGACATGCTTCCGGAAGAGTATACATTCCAAGAGATCATTGCCAAGTTGGGGCCGATACCTAGTTCGTATTCTGCTGTTCACCTTCCTAGTTATATACTTCAGAATGTTGACCGGCATCGATACCTCTTGCCTGGGAACTGCAAGCGAGAAAGTGGGTGA
- the LOC135595801 gene encoding uncharacterized protein LOC135595801 isoform X2, which translates to MPEAGYYCSKKTDDICEDVCGETSRAALSMSRLRCALRGFDLKAFLLLFMGVPVLIFIIYLHGQKITYFLRPIWESPPKPFRTIPHYYHPNISMERLCRLHGWGMRDTPRRVFDAVLFSNELDMLEIRWHELSPYVSEFVLLESNSTFTGLWKPLVFAGNRSRFKFVESRLTYGTIGGRFVTGENPFVEESYQRVALDQLIRFAGVEDDDLLIMSDVDEIPSGHTIDLLRWCDEIPEKLHLQLRNYLYSFEFYLDDKSWRASVHRYQAGKTRYAHFRQTNDLFADSGWHCSFCFRHISQFIFKMKAYSHVDRVRFAYYLNPSRIQDVICRGADLFDMLPEEYTFQEIIAKLGPIPSSYSAVHLPSYILQNVDRHRYLLPGNCKRESG; encoded by the exons ATGCCGGAAGCGGGTTACTATTGTTCTAAGAAGACGGACGACATCTGCGAGGACGTCTGCGGCGAG ACGTCGAGGGCAGCGCTAAGCATGTCGCGGCTGCGGTGCGCTCTCCGGGGGTTCGATCTCAAGGCATTCCTGCTGCTCTTCATGGGCGTCCCCgtcctcatcttcatcatctaCCTCCATGGCCAGAAGATTACCTACTTCCTCCGCCCCATCTGGGAGTCCCCTCCCAAGCCCTTCCGCACCATCCCCCACTACTACCACCCTAACATCTCCATGGAGCGCCTCTGCCGGCTCCACGGCTGGGGCATGCGTGATACCCCCCGTCGGGTCTTCGATGCCGTTCTGTTCAGCAACGAGCTCGACATGCTCGAGATCCGGTGGCACGAACTCAGCCCTTACGTCTCAGAGTTCGTCCTCCTCGAGTCCAATTCCACCTTCACTGGGCTGTGGAAACCCCTCGTCTTTGCTGGCAACCGGAGCCGCTTCAAGTTCGTGGAATCGCGGCTGACCTACGGCACCATCGGGGGGAGGTTTGTCACGGGGGAGAATCCGTTCGTTGAGGAATCATACCAGCGAGTGGCATTGGATCAGCTTATTAGGTTTGCAGGCGTTGAAGATGATGACTTGTTGATCATGTCCGATGTCGACGAGATCCCAAGTGGCCATACGATCGACCTCCTGAGATGGTGCGATGAGATTCCCGAGAAGCTTCATCTCCAGCTCCGGAACTATCTCTACTCCTTTGAGTTTTACCTTGATGACAAAAGCTGGAGGGCTTCGGTTCACAGGTACCAAGCAGGGAAGACCAGATATGCTCATTTCCGGCAGACCAATGATCTATTTGCTGATTCAGGGTGGCACTGCAGCTTCTGCTTCCGTCATATAAGCCAATTCATATTCAAGATGAAGGCATATAGCCATGTCGATCGGGTGAGATTTGCCTACTActtgaatccttcgaggattcaagATGTGATCTGCCGAGGAGCAGACCTGTTTGACATGCTTCCGGAAGAGTATACATTCCAAGAGATCATTGCCAAGTTGGGGCCGATACCTAGTTCGTATTCTGCTGTTCACCTTCCTAGTTATATACTTCAGAATGTTGACCGGCATCGATACCTCTTGCCTGGGAACTGCAAGCGAGAAAGTGGGTGA
- the LOC135595802 gene encoding BTB/POZ domain-containing protein At1g67900-like, with protein MKFMKLGNRPDTFFTTEAIRSVSSEVSTDLQIQVHNSLYQLHKFPLLSKCLRLQKLCSSLKDTSEHTVILLPDLPGGAEAFEVCAKFCYGITITLSSLNIVPVRCAAEYLQMSDDADRGNLVGKLELFFKSCILRRWKDTLVTLQSTRNYSPLCEELGITGRCIDAIATAIIASPTQAVTSSHSRKAATKNWWAGDISELGIDHYWRVMVAVKSAGIVPNKLIGEALRIYARKWLPNMSRNGQQNELEADDSLSESPTEAPVKHRLLMEKIVSLLPTEKGSVSCSFLLKLLKAANILHASTSSKMDLARRIGLQLEEASVDGLLIPLDSNSSGTLYDVDIVMAMLEEFLLQGQSPATSPPREKLRCERRRSRSSENVEFEVQENSRRSSSASHSSKLRVAKLIDGYLQEIARDENLPMKKLIAIAEAVPDFARLDHDDLYRVIDIYLRVHPELDKNARKQLCRILDCKKLSVEACMHAAQNELLPLRVVVQVLFFEHSRAAMSGGQVTELPSNIKALLAKTTARGEDRDALKLHHIGTATPLEDGWSISRLKCPATKLATLKTKLAEEEDNDMDDDLIPRDALMRSASSRFKALCSLPKKPKRIISKLLAMNRSASERN; from the exons ATGAAGTTCATGAAGCTTGGAAACCGCCCAGATACCTTCTTCACCACGGAAGCCATAAG GTCTGTTTCGTCAGAAGTCTCAACTGACCTCCAAATCCAGGTGCATAACAGCTTGTATCAGCTGCACAAG TTTCCCCTCCTGTCTAAATGCCTGCGCCTGCAGAAGCTCTGCTCTTCACTGAAGGATACCTCCGAGCACACAGTCATCTTACTTCCGGACCTTCCCGGCGGCGCCGAGGCCTTCGAGGTCTGTGCAAAGTTCTGCTATGGCATCACCATCACTCTCAGCTCCCTCAACATCGTGCCCGTGCGTTGCGCCGCCGAGTACCTCCAGATGAGCGACGACGCTGACCGTGGGAACCTCGTCGGCAAGCTCGAGCTCTTCTTCAAGTCTTGCATCCTCCGCCGATGGAAGGACACGCTGGTGACGCTGCAGAGCACGAGGAACTATTCTCCTCTGTGCGAAGAACTGGGCATCACCGGCCGCTGCATCGATGCCATTGCCACTGCCATTATCGCCAGCCCGACGCAGGCGGTCACGTCAAGCCACAGCCGGAAGGCAGCGACCAAGAACTGGTGGGCCGGGGACATCAGTGAACTAGGAATAGACCACTACTGGAGGGTCATGGTGGCGGTGAAATCCGCCGGCATCGTTCCCAACAAGCTCATCGGGGAGGCACTACGGATCTACGCTCGCAAGTGGCTGCCAAATATGTCCAGAAATGGCCAACAGAATGAACTGGAAGCCGATGACTCCTTGTCAGAGTCTCCTACAGAAGCCCCCGTGAAGCACAGGCTGCTAATGGAGAAGATAGTGAGCTTACTCCCCACCGAAAAGGGCTCTGTTTCATGTAGTTTTCTGCTCAAGCTTCTCAAGGCCGCCAACATACTCCACGCTTCGACATCATCGAAGATGGACTTGGCCAGGCGAATCGGACTGCAACTGGAGGAGGCATCGGTTGATGGTCTTCTGATTCCACTCGACTCAAATTCGAGTGGTACGCTGTATGACGTCGATATAGTGATGGCCATGTTGGAGGAGTTCCTGCTTCAAGGACAGAGCCCAGCAACCAGTCCACCCAGAGAGAAGCTTCGTTGTGAGAGGAGGAGGTCTCGATCTTCCGAGAACGTGGAATTCGAGGTACAGGAGAACAGCCGCAGGTCGTCCTCCGCCTCCCACAGCTCCAAGCTGAGAGTGGCCAAGCTAATTGATGGTTACCTCCAAGAGATTGCCAGAGACGAGAACTTGCCCATGAAGAAGCTAATTGCAATCGCGGAGGCTGTTCCAGACTTTGCCAGGCTCGACCATGATGATCTCTACAGAGTCATCGACATCTACCTCAGG GTACACCCAGAGCTCGACAAGAACGCGAGGAAGCAACTGTGTCGAATCCTGGATTGCAAGAAACTCTCCGTGGAAGCCTGCATGCACGCCGCGCAGAACGAGCTACTTCCTCTGAGGGTGGTCGTGCAGGTCCTCTTCTTCGAGCATTCCCGAGCCGCCATGTCCGGCGGCCAGGTGACTGAGCTGCCCAGCAACATCAAGGCACTGCTGGCTAAAACCACAGCAAGAGGGGAAGACAGGGACGCACTCAAGCTTCACCACATCGGCACTGCTACCCCATTAGAAGACGGCTGGAGCATCTCCAGATTGAAGTGCCCCGCCACGAAGCTCGCAACGCTCAAGACGAAGCTCGCGGAGGAGGAGGACAACGACATGGACGATGACTTGATTCCGCGCGATGCGCTCATGAGGAGCGCTTCTTCGAGGTTCAAAGCCTTGTGCTCCCTTCCTAAGAAACCAAAGAGGATCATCAGCAAACTGCTAGCCATGAACAGAAGTGCAAGCGAGAGGAATTAA